Proteins encoded together in one Bacteroides ovatus window:
- a CDS encoding outer membrane beta-barrel family protein: MKRINLLFMSLLCVWISATAQVGQQSQEPVDSIKNIGYMDSLFQELPEVMIIGERPIVKAEQGKLVYDVPRLVGNLPVDNAYDVVKNLPGIVNMNNSLMLGGQEVTVVINGKVTTLSAEQLDALLKSIPVSRIEKAEVMYSAPARYQVRGPMINLILAPGTGQASSLQGELYTAFNQHHYESLAERGSLLYSGRKFSADLLYSYSYDRDRRITEKEALHTLADGSAHQMDMDEIMTSRTNSHQIRLGMDYSLAEDHLLSLVYTTAFTDSKHYSIATGAQNSVTDSQGDSQLHNAKLDYQTPFGLKAGVAFTSYHSPGSQLLYSTMGTETMNFLSRDKQQINQWRFYAGQEHTLGKGWGLNYGMAYTTALDHSYQKYYDPETDHLLPDNNMASRRREQTLNVYAGLNKSFGDKLSADVSLAAEQYHTDIWNGWSLYPVANLTYMPAAGHVLQLSLSSDKEYPEYWSVQNSISYMGAYSEIQGNPYLKPATNYETSFTYILKSKYVFSAFYSYTKNNEMQTLYQSPERLVEIYKLFNFDFSSQAGLMMTVPFKVKKWLDSRITAIGFRYRQKDSDFWDIPFDRKLYTFVLTMNNTFTLSTKPDLKFTLTGFYQNRAIQGIFDLPRSGNLDAALRYTFAKGKAQLTLKCDDIFNTSTVSTQVRYGLQNVKNHYMRTTRTFGVSFNYKFGGYKEKKREEVDTSRFK; encoded by the coding sequence ATGAAACGGATTAATTTACTATTTATGTCTCTTCTATGTGTGTGGATATCCGCTACAGCACAAGTCGGACAACAGTCACAGGAACCTGTCGACAGTATCAAGAATATAGGTTATATGGATAGTTTGTTTCAGGAACTGCCCGAAGTGATGATTATAGGTGAACGCCCTATCGTGAAAGCCGAACAAGGCAAACTCGTGTATGACGTGCCGAGACTGGTGGGCAACCTGCCTGTGGATAATGCCTATGATGTTGTGAAAAATCTTCCGGGTATAGTAAATATGAATAATAGTCTGATGTTGGGAGGACAGGAGGTAACTGTTGTCATCAACGGAAAAGTGACCACTCTGTCTGCCGAACAATTGGATGCTTTATTAAAATCGATTCCTGTCAGCCGGATTGAAAAGGCGGAAGTGATGTATTCCGCTCCGGCACGCTATCAGGTACGCGGACCGATGATTAACCTGATATTAGCACCCGGCACAGGACAAGCATCTTCCCTTCAAGGAGAACTCTATACAGCTTTTAACCAACATCACTACGAATCTTTGGCAGAACGTGGAAGTCTTCTGTACTCCGGACGTAAATTCTCTGCAGATCTTCTTTACTCTTACTCTTATGATCGTGACCGAAGGATTACGGAGAAAGAAGCACTTCACACATTAGCCGATGGTTCAGCGCATCAGATGGATATGGATGAAATAATGACTTCCCGTACCAACAGTCATCAGATACGTCTCGGAATGGATTACTCTCTAGCAGAAGATCATCTGTTAAGCCTGGTCTACACAACAGCTTTTACCGATTCCAAACATTATTCCATAGCTACCGGTGCGCAAAACTCTGTTACCGATTCACAGGGAGACAGCCAGCTCCATAACGCAAAGTTAGATTATCAAACCCCTTTCGGGCTGAAAGCTGGAGTGGCATTTACATCCTATCATTCTCCCGGCAGCCAATTATTATATAGCACGATGGGAACAGAGACAATGAATTTCTTAAGCCGCGATAAACAACAAATCAATCAATGGCGTTTTTATGCCGGGCAAGAACATACCTTAGGCAAAGGGTGGGGATTGAATTATGGTATGGCTTACACGACCGCCTTAGACCATAGTTACCAGAAATATTACGATCCTGAAACAGACCACTTACTGCCGGATAATAATATGGCCTCCCGCCGTCGCGAACAAACCCTGAATGTTTATGCAGGACTGAATAAGAGCTTTGGCGATAAACTCTCGGCCGATGTTTCCCTGGCAGCAGAGCAATATCATACAGATATCTGGAATGGATGGAGCCTCTATCCGGTAGCTAATCTGACTTATATGCCTGCCGCCGGACATGTCCTGCAACTCTCATTGAGTAGTGATAAGGAATATCCTGAATACTGGAGCGTGCAGAACTCTATTTCTTACATGGGAGCCTATTCTGAAATTCAAGGTAATCCCTATCTTAAACCTGCAACGAACTATGAAACGAGTTTCACTTATATATTGAAAAGCAAGTACGTCTTTTCTGCCTTTTATAGCTATACAAAAAACAACGAAATGCAAACCCTTTACCAGTCACCTGAACGTTTGGTGGAGATTTACAAGCTCTTCAACTTTGATTTTTCATCGCAGGCCGGATTAATGATGACAGTTCCCTTCAAGGTAAAAAAATGGCTGGACTCCCGTATTACAGCCATCGGCTTTCGCTATCGCCAAAAAGACAGTGATTTTTGGGATATCCCGTTTGACCGTAAACTATATACATTTGTGTTGACGATGAACAACACCTTTACCCTTTCCACAAAACCCGACTTAAAATTCACTTTGACCGGATTCTATCAAAATAGAGCCATCCAGGGTATTTTCGATCTTCCCCGTTCGGGAAACCTGGATGCGGCACTTCGTTACACCTTTGCAAAAGGAAAAGCACAACTAACCTTGAAGTGTGATGATATATTCAACACTTCTACCGTTTCGACACAAGTTCGCTACGGATTGCAGAATGTAAAGAACCATTATATGCGGACCACCCGTACATTCGGCGTTTCGTTTAACTATAAGTTTGGGGGATACAAAGAGAAGAAAAGGGAAGAAGTAGATACCTCCCGTTTTAAATAA
- the aspD gene encoding aspartate 4-decarboxylase, which yields MEKKTNNPAITKSYAKKMETISPFELKNKLINMADESIKKIAHTMLNAGRGNPNWIATEPREAFFLLGQFGLCECRHAFSLEEGIAGIPQKAGIAARFEAFLKENEKAPGANLLKEGYNYMLMEHAADPDTLIHEWAESVIGDQYPVPDRILHFTELIVQDYLAQEMCDRRPPKGTFDLFATEGGTAAMCYLFDSLQENFLLNQGDAIALMVPVFTPYIEIPELRRYQFDVTEISADQMTPDGLHTWQYKDEDIDKLKDPRIKALFITNPSNPPSYALSKETTERIINIVKNDNPNLMIITDDVYGTFIPHFRSLMAELPHNTLCVYSFSKYFGATGWRTAVIALHEDNIYDKMIARLSEEQKSILNKRYSSLSLQPEKMKFIDRMVADSRQIALNHTAGLSLPQQIQMSLFALFSLLDKEDSYKAKMQEIIHRRLHALWDNTGFTLVEDPLRAGYYSEIDMLVWAKKFYGDDFVTYLQKTYNPLDVVFRLANETSLVLLNGGGFAGPKWSVRVSLANLNEADYVKIGQSIKCVLEEYAQTWKASKE from the coding sequence ATGGAAAAGAAAACAAATAACCCTGCCATTACCAAAAGTTATGCCAAGAAAATGGAAACGATCAGCCCGTTCGAGCTGAAAAACAAACTGATCAATATGGCAGATGAAAGTATCAAGAAGATAGCACATACCATGTTGAATGCCGGAAGAGGTAACCCGAACTGGATTGCTACCGAACCACGCGAAGCCTTTTTTCTGCTGGGACAATTCGGCCTTTGCGAATGTCGTCATGCGTTTTCACTGGAAGAAGGAATAGCAGGTATTCCGCAAAAGGCGGGAATTGCTGCCCGTTTCGAGGCTTTCCTGAAAGAAAACGAGAAAGCTCCCGGTGCTAACCTGTTGAAAGAGGGCTATAATTATATGCTGATGGAACATGCTGCCGATCCGGATACGCTTATTCACGAATGGGCGGAATCGGTGATTGGCGACCAGTATCCTGTGCCCGACCGTATTTTACATTTTACGGAGTTAATCGTACAGGATTACCTGGCGCAAGAGATGTGTGACCGCCGTCCGCCGAAAGGAACTTTTGACCTTTTCGCGACTGAAGGAGGTACAGCAGCCATGTGTTATCTGTTCGATTCTTTGCAAGAGAATTTCCTGTTGAACCAGGGGGATGCTATTGCTTTGATGGTTCCTGTGTTCACTCCTTATATAGAAATCCCGGAACTGCGACGCTATCAGTTCGACGTTACCGAAATTTCTGCCGACCAGATGACTCCTGACGGTTTACATACCTGGCAGTATAAGGATGAAGATATAGACAAGCTGAAAGATCCGCGGATCAAAGCGTTGTTTATCACCAATCCGAGCAACCCGCCCAGCTATGCACTTAGCAAAGAGACTACCGAACGTATCATCAACATTGTGAAGAATGATAATCCGAACCTGATGATTATCACGGATGATGTGTACGGAACGTTTATTCCTCATTTCCGTTCATTGATGGCAGAGTTGCCGCACAATACGCTTTGCGTTTATTCGTTCTCCAAATATTTCGGAGCTACAGGATGGAGAACCGCTGTGATCGCTCTACACGAAGACAACATCTACGACAAAATGATTGCCCGCCTGTCGGAGGAGCAGAAATCAATATTAAACAAACGTTATTCCAGCCTTAGCCTGCAACCGGAAAAGATGAAATTTATTGACCGCATGGTGGCTGACAGCCGACAAATTGCGCTGAATCATACTGCAGGGCTTTCCCTGCCCCAACAGATACAGATGAGTTTGTTTGCCCTCTTCTCGCTTTTGGATAAAGAGGACAGTTATAAAGCCAAGATGCAGGAAATTATTCATCGCCGCCTGCATGCATTGTGGGATAATACAGGTTTCACACTGGTAGAAGATCCGCTGCGTGCCGGATATTATTCGGAGATTGATATGCTGGTATGGGCGAAGAAATTCTATGGGGATGACTTCGTTACTTATCTGCAAAAGACCTACAATCCATTGGATGTGGTTTTCCGCCTGGCAAACGAAACTTCACTCGTTCTGTTGAATGGTGGTGGCTTTGCCGGACCGAAATGGAGTGTGCGTGTGTCACTAGCCAATTTGAATGAGGCCGATTATGTGAAAATCGGACAAAGCATCAAGTGTGTGTTGGAAGAATATGCCCAAACATGGAAAGCATCAAAAGAATGA
- the aspT gene encoding aspartate-alanine antiporter: MEWIINQLRVHPELAIFLTLFAGFWLGRLKIGKFSLGTVTSVLLVGVLVGQLNITVDGPMKAVFFLLFLFAVGYKVGPQFFRGLKKDGLPQVGFAVLMCIVSLVAPWILAKIMGYHVGEAAGLLAGSQTISAVIGVASDTINQLGISDAQKATFINAIPVAYAVTYIFGTAGSAWILASLGPKMLGGLDKVKADCKELEAQMGTSEADEPGFSPALRPVVFRAYKITNEWFDKGKKVSELEAYLCKNDKRLFVERIRQKRVVKEVDPNLILHKNDEVVLSGRREFVIGEEDWIGPEVIDAQLLDFPAETLPVMVTHRTFAGETVSKIRAQKFMHGVSIRNIKRAGINVPVLPKTIVDSGDILELTGLKHEVESAAKQMGYIDRPTNQTDMIFVGLGILLGGLFGALAIHLGGVPISLSTSGGALIAGLLFGWLRSKHPTFGGIPEPSLWVLNNVGLNMFIAVVGIAAGPSFIAGFKEVGVSLFIVGALATAIPLLAGLLMARYLFKFHPALSLGCTAGARTTTAALGAIQDAVESDTPALGYTVTYAVGNTLLIIWGVVIVLLM, encoded by the coding sequence ATGGAATGGATTATTAATCAACTAAGGGTACATCCTGAACTTGCTATTTTCCTGACGCTCTTTGCCGGGTTCTGGCTTGGCAGACTCAAAATAGGGAAATTCTCCTTGGGGACAGTCACCAGCGTTCTTCTGGTCGGAGTATTGGTCGGACAACTGAATATCACTGTAGATGGTCCGATGAAAGCTGTGTTCTTTCTGCTTTTCTTATTTGCCGTTGGCTATAAGGTAGGTCCGCAGTTTTTCCGCGGATTGAAGAAAGACGGCCTGCCACAAGTGGGATTTGCCGTACTGATGTGTATTGTCAGTCTGGTAGCCCCGTGGATACTGGCCAAAATCATGGGATATCATGTAGGAGAAGCTGCCGGACTGTTGGCAGGCTCACAAACAATATCCGCCGTTATCGGCGTGGCAAGCGATACGATCAACCAGCTGGGAATCAGCGATGCACAGAAAGCCACGTTCATCAATGCAATTCCGGTAGCGTATGCCGTAACTTATATTTTCGGAACGGCCGGTTCGGCGTGGATTCTGGCTTCTCTCGGCCCTAAAATGCTGGGTGGACTGGATAAGGTGAAGGCCGACTGCAAGGAATTGGAGGCTCAAATGGGAACATCGGAAGCTGACGAACCCGGATTTTCCCCGGCTCTTCGTCCGGTTGTGTTCCGTGCTTATAAAATCACCAATGAATGGTTTGACAAAGGAAAGAAAGTCAGTGAACTCGAAGCTTATCTATGTAAAAATGATAAACGGCTGTTTGTAGAACGGATTCGTCAAAAAAGAGTGGTGAAGGAAGTAGATCCGAACCTGATTCTTCATAAGAATGACGAAGTGGTACTTAGCGGACGCCGTGAATTTGTGATTGGAGAAGAAGACTGGATCGGTCCGGAAGTGATTGATGCACAATTACTCGACTTCCCTGCAGAAACTCTTCCTGTAATGGTGACCCACCGGACTTTTGCCGGAGAAACGGTTTCCAAAATCAGGGCGCAGAAGTTTATGCACGGGGTTAGTATCCGGAATATCAAACGTGCCGGAATCAATGTTCCGGTATTGCCTAAAACGATTGTAGATTCGGGAGATATTCTCGAACTTACCGGTCTTAAACATGAAGTGGAAAGTGCTGCCAAACAAATGGGCTATATTGACCGGCCTACCAACCAGACGGATATGATCTTCGTTGGATTGGGTATTTTGCTCGGTGGTCTTTTCGGTGCACTGGCTATTCATCTGGGAGGTGTTCCTATCAGTCTTTCTACCAGTGGCGGCGCATTGATAGCCGGACTTCTGTTCGGTTGGCTACGCAGCAAGCATCCTACTTTCGGAGGTATCCCCGAACCTTCTTTATGGGTATTGAATAATGTAGGACTGAATATGTTTATCGCAGTGGTCGGTATCGCCGCAGGTCCCAGTTTCATTGCCGGATTCAAGGAAGTAGGCGTCAGTCTGTTTATCGTCGGCGCATTGGCAACGGCCATTCCTCTCCTCGCCGGATTGCTGATGGCGAGATACTTGTTCAAATTCCACCCTGCCCTGTCATTGGGATGTACGGCAGGAGCACGTACTACAACAGCTGCATTGGGAGCTATTCAGGATGCAGTGGAAAGCGACACACCGGCATTAGGATATACGGTGACGTATGCAGTCGGCAATACGCTCCTGATTATCTGGGGAGTTGTCATCGTACTACTTATGTAA
- a CDS encoding formate--tetrahydrofolate ligase: MKSDIEIARSIELKKIKQVAEGIGIPREEVENYGRYIAKIPEQLIDEEKVKKSNLILVTAITATKAGIGKTTVSIGLALGLNKIGKNAIVALREPSLGPCFGMKGGAAGGGYAQVLPMDKINLHFTGDFHAITSAHNMISALLDNYLYQNQAKGFGLKEILWRRVLDVNDRSLRSIVVGLGPKSNGITQESGFDITPASEIMAILCLSKDVSDLRRRIENILLGFTYDDQPFTVKDLGVAGAITVLLKDAIHPNLVQTTEGTAAFVHGGPFANIAHGCNSILATKLAMSFGDYVITEAGFGADLGAEKFYNIKCRKSGLQPRLTVIVATAQGLKMHGGVSLDRIKEPNMEGLKEGLRNLDKHVRNLRSFGQTIIVAFNKFASDTDEEMELLREHCEQLGVGFAINNAFSEGGEGAVDMARLVVDTIENNPSESLRYTYKEEDSIQQKIEKVATNIYGASVITYSSIARNRIKLIEKMGITHYPVCIAKTQYSFSADPKIYGAVNNFEFHIKDIVINNGAEMIVAIAGEILRMPGLPKEPQALHIDIVDGEIEGLS; this comes from the coding sequence ATGAAATCAGACATAGAAATAGCTCGCAGTATTGAGCTGAAGAAGATTAAGCAAGTTGCCGAAGGTATCGGAATCCCTCGTGAGGAAGTGGAGAATTATGGCCGCTACATAGCAAAGATCCCCGAACAACTGATTGATGAAGAGAAAGTGAAGAAAAGCAATCTCATTCTGGTAACTGCTATCACAGCAACCAAAGCGGGCATTGGCAAAACTACAGTATCTATCGGTCTCGCTTTGGGATTGAATAAAATTGGAAAGAATGCGATTGTCGCTCTTCGCGAGCCGTCTCTCGGTCCATGTTTCGGAATGAAGGGAGGAGCAGCCGGTGGGGGATATGCACAAGTGCTTCCGATGGACAAAATTAACCTCCATTTTACCGGAGATTTTCATGCCATCACTTCTGCCCATAACATGATTTCCGCCCTGCTCGATAATTATCTCTATCAGAACCAGGCAAAAGGTTTCGGATTGAAAGAAATTCTTTGGCGGAGAGTGCTTGACGTGAACGACCGTTCGTTGCGCAGCATCGTTGTCGGCCTCGGACCTAAATCGAACGGGATTACCCAAGAGTCCGGTTTCGATATTACTCCTGCTTCGGAGATTATGGCAATTCTTTGCCTTTCCAAAGATGTGAGTGATCTGCGTCGCCGTATTGAAAATATCCTGTTGGGCTTCACGTATGACGACCAACCTTTTACTGTGAAAGATTTGGGAGTGGCAGGAGCCATCACTGTGTTGTTGAAAGATGCTATCCATCCTAATTTAGTGCAGACTACCGAAGGAACCGCTGCTTTTGTACATGGTGGTCCGTTTGCTAATATCGCACATGGTTGTAACTCTATTCTGGCCACTAAATTGGCAATGTCTTTCGGTGATTATGTAATAACAGAAGCCGGATTCGGTGCCGATCTCGGTGCAGAAAAATTCTATAATATCAAATGCCGCAAGAGCGGACTCCAACCACGTCTCACGGTGATTGTCGCTACGGCACAAGGATTAAAGATGCACGGAGGTGTCAGTCTCGACCGTATCAAAGAGCCGAATATGGAAGGCTTGAAAGAAGGATTGCGTAATCTCGACAAACACGTTCGTAACCTTCGCTCATTCGGTCAGACCATCATCGTAGCTTTCAATAAGTTTGCATCCGATACGGATGAAGAAATGGAATTACTGCGCGAACATTGCGAACAGTTGGGAGTGGGTTTCGCCATTAACAATGCGTTCAGTGAAGGAGGAGAGGGAGCAGTAGATATGGCCCGTCTGGTAGTAGATACCATAGAGAACAATCCGTCCGAATCTTTACGCTACACTTATAAAGAAGAAGATAGCATACAGCAGAAGATTGAAAAGGTAGCCACTAATATTTACGGAGCCAGCGTTATTACTTATAGCAGTATTGCCCGCAACCGTATCAAACTGATCGAGAAAATGGGAATTACTCATTATCCGGTTTGTATTGCGAAAACACAATATTCATTTTCTGCCGATCCAAAGATTTATGGTGCGGTAAACAACTTCGAGTTCCATATTAAAGATATTGTTATCAATAACGGAGCTGAAATGATTGTAGCCATTGCCGGAGAAATTCTTCGTATGCCGGGATTACCCAAGGAGCCGCAGGCATTGCACATCGATATTGTGGATGGAGAAATAGAAGGATTGAGCTAA
- a CDS encoding sensor histidine kinase: protein MKLPLKHIVILVICSLIGIFVYQAYWLTGLYRSMKMEMESNIRDAMRTSDFNEVVLRVNDLQKDNVEHGSLTVSAGYDADGNSLVTKQTISYTDSSRQDTIHSRTETTTDTVKAVGNAPEDSTPVASSENGLDVLLKKQDSLKELLMSIQQGIHSGVDTYIDVNLQRYDSLLTHVMKEHNLSIPHHTLLIYTGISADSSIVYTDTLGIAGDSSYIPSPKAIRYDYEFNMHHSQRYQLVFEPINSLVLKQMTGILVTSFVILLILGFSFWFLIRTLLKQKTLDEMKSDFTNNITHELKTPIAVAYAANDALLNFNQAEEKSKRDQYLRISQEQLQRLSGLVEQILSMGMERRKTFRLHPEEINLKELITPLMEQHQLKADKPVHIELDIQPETLVIVADRTHFSNIISNLIDNAVKYSKEEAELSISCRQTGGTVTVSVTDRGIGIPLDKQKHIFDKFYRVPTGNLHNIKGYGLGLFYVKSMVEKHGGTITVKSEPDKGSTFTITL from the coding sequence ATGAAATTACCACTAAAACATATTGTCATACTGGTTATCTGCTCATTAATCGGAATCTTTGTTTATCAAGCTTATTGGTTGACAGGGCTTTACCGGTCTATGAAGATGGAAATGGAGAGCAATATCAGAGATGCGATGCGGACGAGTGACTTTAACGAGGTCGTGCTCCGGGTAAATGATTTGCAAAAAGATAATGTGGAACACGGTTCGCTGACGGTATCAGCCGGATATGATGCGGACGGCAATTCATTAGTGACTAAACAAACGATTTCTTATACGGATAGTAGCCGTCAGGATACGATACACTCCCGGACAGAAACTACTACGGATACGGTAAAGGCCGTTGGTAACGCTCCGGAAGATTCTACACCTGTTGCAAGTAGCGAGAACGGGCTGGATGTGTTATTGAAAAAGCAAGATTCGCTAAAGGAGCTGTTAATGAGTATTCAGCAGGGTATTCATTCGGGTGTGGACACTTATATAGATGTCAACCTGCAGCGATATGACAGTTTGCTCACCCATGTGATGAAAGAGCATAATCTCTCTATTCCTCATCACACTCTTTTGATTTATACCGGAATCAGTGCCGATTCTTCCATTGTATATACCGATACATTAGGTATTGCGGGAGATAGCAGTTATATTCCCAGTCCCAAGGCAATCCGCTATGACTATGAATTTAATATGCATCACAGCCAACGCTACCAACTGGTGTTCGAGCCGATCAATTCATTGGTGTTAAAGCAGATGACAGGTATTCTGGTCACTTCATTTGTAATTCTTCTGATTCTCGGATTCTCTTTCTGGTTCCTTATCCGGACGCTTCTGAAACAGAAAACGCTGGATGAAATGAAAAGTGATTTTACCAATAATATCACGCACGAATTAAAGACTCCCATTGCCGTAGCCTATGCGGCTAATGACGCATTACTGAACTTTAACCAGGCGGAAGAGAAAAGCAAGCGCGACCAGTATCTACGCATCAGTCAGGAGCAGTTGCAAAGGCTTAGCGGGCTGGTGGAACAGATTTTATCCATGGGAATGGAGCGTCGCAAAACGTTTCGTTTGCATCCGGAGGAAATCAACCTGAAGGAGTTGATTACTCCGCTCATGGAGCAGCACCAGCTAAAAGCGGACAAGCCTGTACATATCGAATTGGATATTCAACCGGAAACGCTTGTCATTGTAGCCGACCGTACGCATTTCAGCAACATCATCAGTAACCTGATAGATAATGCAGTGAAATACTCGAAAGAGGAAGCCGAATTGTCTATTTCCTGCCGACAGACTGGGGGGACAGTAACCGTCAGCGTTACCGACCGGGGAATCGGGATTCCACTTGATAAACAAAAGCACATATTTGATAAATTCTACCGGGTCCCGACGGGTAATCTTCATAATATAAAAGGTTACGGACTAGGACTGTTCTATGTCAAGAGTATGGTCGAAAAACATGGAGGAACTATCACCGTAAAAAGTGAACCGGACAAAGGAAGCACTTTTACCATTACTTTATAA
- the glyA gene encoding serine hydroxymethyltransferase, whose protein sequence is MKRDDIIFDIIEKEHQRQLKGIELIASENFVSDQVMQAMGSCLTNKYAEGYPGKRYYGGCEVVDQSEQIAIDRLKEIFGAEWANVQPHSGAQANAAVFLAVLNPGDKFMGLNLAHGGHLSHGSLVNTSGIIYTPCEYNLNQETGRVDYDQMEEVALREKPKMIIGGGSAYSREWDYKRMREIADKVGAILMIDMAHPAGLIAAGVLENPVKYAHIVTSTTHKTLRGPRGGVIMMGKDFPNPWGKTTPKGEIKMMSQLLDSAVFPGVQGGPLEHVIAAKAVAFGEILQPEFKEYAKQVQKNAAVLAQALIDRGFTIVSGGTDNHSMLVDLRSKYPELTGKVAEKALVSADITVNKNMVPFDSRSAFQTSGIRLGTPAITTRGAKEDLMLEIAEMIETVLSNVENEEVIAQVRARVNETMKKYPLFAY, encoded by the coding sequence ATGAAAAGAGACGACATCATTTTCGACATCATCGAAAAAGAGCATCAACGTCAGTTGAAAGGAATCGAGCTTATTGCATCAGAAAATTTTGTGAGTGACCAGGTTATGCAGGCAATGGGTTCTTGCCTGACTAACAAGTACGCAGAAGGTTATCCCGGCAAACGTTATTACGGAGGTTGCGAAGTAGTAGACCAAAGCGAACAAATCGCTATCGACCGCCTGAAAGAAATTTTTGGCGCGGAATGGGCAAACGTACAACCACACTCGGGAGCACAAGCTAATGCTGCTGTTTTCCTCGCAGTTCTGAATCCGGGCGACAAATTCATGGGATTAAATCTTGCACACGGCGGACACCTTTCTCATGGCTCACTGGTAAACACTTCCGGTATCATCTATACTCCTTGCGAATATAACCTGAATCAGGAAACTGGACGCGTTGACTACGACCAGATGGAAGAAGTCGCTCTACGTGAGAAACCGAAAATGATTATCGGTGGTGGTTCTGCATACTCTCGTGAATGGGATTACAAACGTATGCGTGAAATCGCCGACAAAGTAGGCGCTATCCTGATGATTGACATGGCTCACCCTGCCGGCCTGATCGCTGCCGGAGTGCTCGAAAATCCGGTTAAATATGCACATATCGTCACTTCTACTACACATAAAACACTTCGCGGACCTCGTGGTGGTGTCATCATGATGGGTAAGGATTTCCCCAATCCGTGGGGAAAGACCACTCCGAAAGGTGAGATCAAGATGATGTCTCAATTACTGGATTCTGCCGTATTCCCAGGGGTTCAAGGCGGACCGTTGGAACATGTAATTGCTGCTAAAGCAGTTGCTTTCGGTGAAATCCTGCAACCTGAATTTAAGGAATATGCTAAACAAGTACAAAAGAACGCTGCTGTACTTGCACAGGCTTTGATTGACCGTGGCTTTACTATCGTTTCCGGTGGTACAGACAACCACTCTATGTTGGTCGACCTGCGTAGCAAATATCCTGAACTGACAGGTAAAGTGGCAGAAAAAGCATTGGTTTCTGCCGATATTACTGTTAACAAGAACATGGTTCCGTTCGACAGCCGTTCAGCTTTCCAGACTTCCGGTATCCGTTTGGGTACTCCTGCTATCACAACTCGTGGTGCAAAAGAAGATTTGATGCTCGAAATTGCTGAAATGATCGAGACTGTATTGTCTAACGTAGAAAATGAGGAAGTTATTGCACAAGTACGTGCACGTGTCAATGAGACAATGAAGAAATATCCTCTTTTTGCTTATTAA
- a CDS encoding response regulator transcription factor, translating to MSKNKITVLLVEDEQTLAMIIKDTLEENDFIIHTANDGEEGLSLFFELHPDVLVADVMMPKMDGFEMVRRIRQTDKQTPVLFLTARSAINDVVEGFELGANDYLKKPFGIQELIIRIKALMGKAFLFTENKVANHFEIGSYLFDPVAQTLLHAGTRQELSHRESEILKRLCENRNQVVNTQDVLLELWGDDSFFNSRSLHVFITKLRHKLSQDEQIRIVNVRGIGYKLIVN from the coding sequence ATGAGTAAAAACAAAATTACCGTATTACTGGTAGAAGACGAACAGACGCTCGCCATGATTATCAAGGATACACTTGAAGAAAATGATTTTATCATTCATACGGCGAATGACGGTGAGGAAGGACTAAGCCTTTTCTTCGAACTTCATCCGGATGTACTTGTAGCCGATGTGATGATGCCGAAAATGGATGGCTTTGAAATGGTACGTCGCATCCGCCAGACGGATAAACAGACTCCTGTCTTATTCCTGACTGCCCGTTCGGCCATCAATGATGTGGTGGAGGGGTTTGAACTCGGAGCGAATGATTACCTGAAAAAACCTTTCGGTATACAAGAGCTGATTATCCGAATCAAAGCACTGATGGGAAAGGCTTTTCTCTTCACAGAGAATAAGGTTGCCAATCATTTTGAGATAGGAAGTTATCTGTTTGATCCTGTTGCACAAACTTTATTACACGCAGGAACGAGACAGGAACTCTCTCATCGTGAATCGGAAATCTTGAAACGGCTTTGCGAAAACCGGAATCAGGTGGTCAACACGCAGGATGTCTTGCTCGAACTTTGGGGAGACGACAGTTTTTTCAATTCCCGAAGCTTGCATGTGTTCATTACCAAATTGCGGCATAAACTCTCGCAAGATGAACAGATACGTATTGTCAATGTACGGGGAATCGGTTATAAACTGATTGTCAACTAA